One stretch of Desulfovibrio sp. JC010 DNA includes these proteins:
- a CDS encoding ABC transporter substrate-binding protein — MNIGRFKIYMAILFLLLGLKARSVHADNVVYLSSLEWPPYVGKHLSGEGTSAITVRKAFAAMGYDLKILFLPWKRSMHMVDKDAKVIGYFPEYYSKERAEKYIFSKSYGCSPVSLLERRANPVLWGSVDDLAGLQVGFVAGYVNTPELDAAVANGTINADFAPSDKSNIMKVIKGRVDCAVVDSMVYSYLAVTDPEVGKYSETVQIEPRAFGVNELFVAFRRDEKGRFYARILNDGLKKIGIGNSCEPTD; from the coding sequence ATGAATATCGGGCGCTTCAAAATATATATGGCAATTTTATTTTTATTGCTGGGACTGAAAGCCCGAAGCGTCCATGCCGATAATGTTGTTTACCTCAGTTCCCTTGAATGGCCGCCTTATGTAGGAAAGCACCTTTCCGGAGAGGGAACCAGTGCCATAACTGTCCGCAAAGCCTTTGCCGCCATGGGGTATGACCTGAAAATTCTGTTCCTGCCATGGAAAAGGTCCATGCATATGGTGGATAAGGACGCGAAAGTCATCGGCTATTTTCCGGAATATTATTCAAAAGAGCGGGCGGAAAAGTATATTTTTTCCAAGAGTTACGGTTGCAGTCCGGTGAGTCTGCTGGAACGCAGGGCAAATCCGGTGCTTTGGGGGAGTGTGGACGATCTGGCCGGGTTGCAGGTCGGTTTTGTTGCCGGATACGTAAATACACCGGAGCTTGATGCTGCTGTTGCCAATGGAACAATCAATGCCGACTTTGCTCCTTCAGACAAGAGCAACATCATGAAAGTTATTAAGGGTCGCGTTGATTGTGCTGTGGTCGATTCCATGGTTTACAGCTATCTGGCTGTTACTGATCCTGAAGTCGGAAAGTACAGTGAGACAGTCCAGATTGAACCGCGGGCTTTTGGGGTCAATGAGCTTTTTGTTGCTTTCAGGCGGGATGAAAAGGGACGCTTTTACGCCCGTATCTTGAATGATGGCTTAAAGAAGATCGGAATCGGTAATTCATGTGAGCCCACTGATTGA
- a CDS encoding methyl-accepting chemotaxis protein, translated as MSWVSRSLLRVILLPIIISILVGIGSLVFYVQNSSYKMVLNNSMESATSQASIIASSLELFITDTVAVVKSLSAQEAVKDIFKDNASAAGELFKETMRNNEVIWAVLTFDRDGKVVSGQTSKGGVLDGLDISSRDYVKAILNGKSSYITESVFRSKTDKSLLFGASVPVRDANGKLLGGIALFGDWKAFADRFVRPVVVGTEGYGVVTDAKGLVLYHPADKLILKDLSKYDFMQRALAAGNGQEFYDWQGRSKAMIYKTDPKTGWLVMLTAYESDLASAAVMQRNVLIVVGGLIVLVVCGIVYFSVRKLVIVPVSDGMQVAGKMAAGDLTESVSSNSPNEIGNLMRSLGSMISSLRGVVVGVKSAAEQVAAGSEEVSASAQHLSAGATEQAASVEEVSASIAEITGNISNNTELAEETREIAVKTAREAENGGQAVAQTVDAMQDIAEKTSIIEEIARQTNLLALNAAIEAARAGEHGKGFAVVASEVRKLAERSGVAAGEIRELTGSSLQVAERAKQVLDSMIKDINRNEELVAEVAAASREQYEGGKQISKAVTQLDEVVQRNAAFAEELSSTSEELSAQAVKLQDTMQFFTVPEDRPGIMSGVGSNSHAVAALMQGDDDF; from the coding sequence ATGAGCTGGGTGTCCCGTAGTTTACTGAGAGTGATTCTGCTGCCGATAATCATATCAATACTGGTGGGTATTGGAAGTCTTGTTTTTTACGTCCAGAATTCCTCCTATAAAATGGTTCTCAATAATTCAATGGAGTCAGCCACAAGTCAGGCTTCGATCATTGCTTCCTCTCTTGAGCTTTTTATTACCGACACCGTGGCGGTAGTAAAAAGTCTTTCCGCTCAGGAGGCGGTGAAGGATATTTTTAAGGACAATGCTTCTGCCGCCGGAGAATTATTTAAAGAGACCATGCGCAACAATGAAGTCATCTGGGCCGTACTGACCTTTGACCGTGATGGGAAGGTGGTCAGCGGGCAGACCAGTAAAGGCGGGGTGCTGGATGGTTTGGATATCAGTTCACGTGACTATGTAAAAGCCATTTTGAATGGTAAAAGCAGCTATATTACCGAATCTGTTTTCCGGTCCAAGACGGATAAAAGCCTGCTTTTCGGAGCCAGTGTCCCGGTCAGGGATGCCAATGGCAAATTGCTCGGCGGAATTGCACTCTTCGGTGACTGGAAGGCTTTTGCCGACCGTTTTGTGCGGCCTGTAGTTGTAGGCACCGAAGGGTACGGGGTTGTGACCGATGCCAAGGGGCTGGTGCTCTATCATCCTGCTGATAAATTGATTTTAAAAGATTTAAGCAAGTATGATTTCATGCAACGGGCCCTTGCCGCCGGAAACGGTCAGGAATTTTACGACTGGCAGGGGCGCAGCAAGGCCATGATTTACAAAACTGATCCCAAAACCGGCTGGCTGGTTATGCTTACAGCCTATGAAAGCGATCTTGCTTCTGCCGCTGTGATGCAGCGCAATGTGCTTATCGTTGTGGGCGGGCTGATAGTGCTGGTGGTTTGCGGTATTGTTTATTTTTCAGTGCGTAAGCTGGTTATTGTTCCCGTGAGTGACGGGATGCAGGTGGCCGGGAAAATGGCTGCGGGGGACCTTACTGAGTCTGTCAGCAGCAACTCTCCCAATGAAATCGGGAATCTTATGCGTTCGCTGGGAAGCATGATATCTTCCCTGCGCGGGGTGGTGGTCGGTGTGAAATCCGCGGCGGAGCAGGTGGCTGCAGGAAGTGAGGAAGTTTCCGCCTCTGCCCAGCATCTCTCAGCCGGGGCGACTGAGCAGGCAGCTTCGGTTGAGGAGGTTTCCGCCTCCATTGCCGAGATAACCGGAAATATTTCCAATAACACCGAGCTTGCCGAAGAAACACGTGAAATAGCGGTCAAGACCGCCCGTGAAGCTGAGAACGGCGGACAGGCCGTGGCTCAGACTGTAGATGCCATGCAGGATATTGCCGAGAAGACGTCCATAATTGAAGAAATTGCCCGCCAGACCAATCTGCTGGCCTTGAACGCAGCTATTGAGGCGGCAAGGGCCGGGGAGCACGGTAAAGGTTTTGCCGTTGTAGCTTCTGAGGTGCGTAAGCTTGCGGAAAGAAGCGGGGTTGCCGCAGGGGAAATCCGGGAACTGACCGGCTCAAGTCTGCAGGTAGCAGAAAGGGCCAAGCAGGTGCTTGATTCCATGATTAAGGATATTAACCGCAATGAAGAGCTTGTTGCCGAAGTGGCGGCGGCCAGCCGTGAACAGTATGAAGGCGGGAAACAGATTTCAAAGGCTGTCACCCAGCTTGATGAAGTTGTGCAACGCAATGCCGCTTTTGCGGAAGAATTGTCTTCAACTTCGGAGGAGCTTTCTGCTCAGGCTGTAAAGCTGCAGGATACAATGCAGTTCTTCACCGTTCCTGAAGACAGGCCGGGGATAATGTCCGGTGTCGGCAGTAATTCTCACGCTGTTGCTGCTTTGATGCAGGGGGATGATGACTTTTAG
- the pdxA gene encoding 4-hydroxythreonine-4-phosphate dehydrogenase PdxA, with the protein MKNICITLGDPNGLGPELACRLLAKRKADRAFLMIGPENGLLYHLEKLGLEKFYTVLDDPEKIVDAGPGYYLYCPEALQDFKLQVGVADPEGGRCAGEAMETAMDLLNRKVLAGLVTCPLNKAMLQLAGFDFPGHTEFLATRSGVGRENVCMHLGGPKLKVSLVTTHPRFVDIPALITKERILRCIELTDGLVKSLGLDKPIAVCGLNPHAGESGRIGDEEIKVIEPALEEAKAKGFDVEGPFPGDTVFYFAAQGDYSAVLAMYHDQGLAPLKLLHFSEAVNITLGLPFPRTSPDHGTGYDITGTGKASLDSFKAAMDCAEMMVDA; encoded by the coding sequence ATGAAAAATATATGTATCACTCTTGGTGATCCTAATGGGCTTGGTCCTGAATTGGCTTGCAGGCTGCTGGCAAAGCGCAAGGCTGACCGTGCGTTTCTTATGATCGGACCGGAAAATGGTCTGCTTTATCATCTGGAGAAATTAGGGCTGGAGAAATTTTATACTGTGCTGGATGACCCGGAAAAGATTGTTGATGCCGGGCCGGGCTATTATCTTTATTGTCCGGAAGCGTTGCAGGATTTTAAGCTTCAGGTCGGGGTTGCGGACCCGGAGGGCGGACGCTGCGCCGGGGAGGCCATGGAAACGGCCATGGATTTGTTGAACCGTAAGGTTCTTGCCGGGCTGGTGACCTGTCCCTTGAATAAGGCCATGCTGCAACTGGCCGGATTTGATTTTCCGGGCCATACTGAATTTCTGGCTACCCGGTCAGGGGTTGGGCGCGAAAATGTGTGCATGCATCTGGGGGGACCGAAGCTTAAAGTCAGTCTGGTGACCACTCATCCTAGATTTGTGGATATTCCCGCTTTGATTACCAAGGAACGGATTCTGCGCTGCATTGAGCTTACTGACGGTCTTGTTAAATCTTTGGGGCTTGATAAGCCTATTGCTGTCTGCGGACTGAACCCTCATGCCGGGGAGTCCGGGCGCATAGGGGATGAGGAGATCAAGGTTATTGAACCAGCCCTTGAAGAAGCAAAGGCCAAGGGATTTGATGTGGAGGGGCCTTTTCCCGGAGACACGGTTTTTTATTTTGCGGCGCAGGGCGATTACAGCGCGGTGCTGGCCATGTACCATGATCAGGGGTTGGCCCCGCTGAAGCTGCTTCATTTCAGTGAGGCGGTGAATATCACCCTCGGTCTGCCGTTCCCGCGCACCTCCCCTGATCACGGAACGGGATATGATATCACCGGAACCGGCAAAGCTTCTCTGGATAGTTTCAAGGCTGCCATGGATTGTGCTGAAATGATGGTAGATGCATAG